The DNA sequence TGTCTTTAAAAAGCACGGGCGCAAATATTGATGGGATAACTGTTATTTAGGTGGTGAGGATAATGGGCACAAAAAAAGCAAAAATAGAAGTACATGAATTAAGAAAAGCATTTGCTAAAGAGCAAGTTCTTGATGGTGTTTCATTCTCGGTTCGCAGCGGGCAGATATTTACCTTGTTGGGCTCTAATGGTGCCGGGAAAACAACGGCAATTAAAATTTTGACAACATTATTGCAAGCAGACAGTGGCACTGTCACGGTTGGCGGGTTTGATGTTGTTAAGCAGCCAGAGCAGGTGCGCGAGCTTATAAGTTTAACAGGACAGTTTGCGGCTATTGATGATATGCTGACTGGTCGTGAAAATTTGCGCATGATTGGTCGGTTGCGACATCTGCAAAATGTAAATCAGAAAGCAGATACATTGCTGCAACAATTTGATTTAGTTGATGCTGCCAATCGCTCAGCAGGTGATTATTCCGGCGGGATGCGCCGGCGGCTGGATTTGGCTATGAGTTTGATTGGTGAACCGCAGATTTTGTTTTTGGATGAGCCGACGACGGGATTGGATCCACAGAGCCGATTGGCGCTGTGGGATATTATCCGTGGTTTGGCGGCGGCAGGAACAACAATCTTTTTGACGACACAATATTTGGAGGAAGCCGAGCAATTGGCAGACTATATTGCGATTTTGGATGGTGGTAAGATTGTTGTTCAGGGAACGGCAACAGAGTTGAAAAGTATGTTGCCGCATGGTCGTGTAGAGCTTACTTTTGGCAGTTTACATGATAAGCAGGTAGCTATAGAGTTGTTAGCAGAGTTTTATCCGACAACGGAGGATGAAACGTTACAGGTAAATATTATTACTGATGGTTCAGTAAAACAGATGGCTGCGGTTTTAGGTGTGCTTGATCGCGAGAATCTTGATGTGACCGAGTATGCGCAAAAATTGCCTAGTTTAGAAGATGTATTCTTAACTATTGTTAATAAGAAAAATAGTGATGGGGTGAGTAGTTATGAGTAAAGTCAGTAGATATATCAGCGATATGAGGGTAATGGTTGGGCGCTCTATGCACCACACCTTCCGCAGTATGGATACAATTATTACCGTTATTGCAATGCCAGTCATGATGATGTTGTTATTTGTATATGTATTTGGTGGGGCAATAAACACCGGTACGACTGAAAGTTATGTCAATTATATGCTACCGGGGATATTACTGATGGCAATTGCAAGTGGTGTGAGTTACGCCGCTGTTCGTTTGAACAGTGACGTAACTAAAGGGATTTTTGAAAGATTTTTCTCAATGCCAATAGCGCGTTCAACCGTACTTTGGGGTCATGTTATTACCTCAGTGGTTTCATGTTTTATTTCCGTGGCAGTCATTATTGTGATTGCATTGATTATTGGATTTCGCAGTTCAGCCGGTATTTTAGAGTGGATGACTGCCGGCGGGTTGTTATTATTATTTACTTTAGCGATGACTTGGCTGGCAGTTATTTCCGGATTGCTTGCAAAAACAGCAGAGGGTGCTGCAGCATTTTCATATCCACTGATTTTCTTGCCATTTATTAGTTCAGCTTTTGTTCCAACCGCGTCAATGCCTTATGTGTTGCAGGTTTTTGCTGATAATCAGCCAATGACGATTATTGTCAATGCAGTGCGCAGTTTGTTAGCTAATCAGCCTGATATGTATATGATTTGGTTAGCTCTGGCGTGGTGCGCTGGATTATTAGTTGTAATATATGGATTAGCAATGTGGGTGTATAAGCGTAAATTGAAATAAGTTTATGCGTTGCAGTAGAGCAGGAAATATGAATATGGTATGATTGGATAAAGGAGAAGATATGATGAAAACTGAATTTAAATCTGTTGATCAATATATTGAAAATTGTCCGCCGGAGCAGCAAGCAGTGCTGCGTGAGGTGCGGAAGATTATTCATGATACTATTCCTGAGGCGCAAGAGAAGATTAGTTATGATATGCCAACCTTTGAATTGTTTGGCGGGAATGTTATTCATTTTGCTGCCAACAAGGCTCATTTGGGTATTTATCCCGGTGCGGCGGCAATAGTTGCTTTTGCTGAAAAATTATCAGTTTATAAGACAACTAAAGGAGCCATTCAGATTCCTTACACGGAGCCACTACCGAAGCAATTAATTGAAGAAATTACTGAATTTTGCGCGCATGAGCGCGAGGAGAAATATAAAAATAAAAAGCGATGAGCCGCGGGCTCATCGCTTTTTTCTTCTAAAATACGTCGCCAATATAGGTATTGGTTTCGAGCTTAGTAAAATCATATTCGGCCAGCTCAGCCACATCAGTGAAGTAGTGAGTCAAACTTTCAGAAATCATCAAGTTTAGTTTAGGTTCTTTTTCCTGAATGATAATGATTGGTTTTTTTGCAGCGTGGGCATAACCAATTTCATAAGCAGTGCCGCTATCAACATGGTCTTCCAGATAGTCAACAACTGCAACGACAACATCAGCATCATCAAGGTGAGAAATGTCGTTATTAAAAATAAAATCGCGCCAAGGCAGACTGCCATACTCTAAATCATCCGGATCAGCGAGGCGTGGTGAAAAATAGCCATCAACGGTTTCATTAGCATCGAGTGCCTGTTCCACCCGTTCAACCCGGGCAATTTGTTCCTCGCTGAAAAATGGACTTGCGAGATAAATATTTACCATTGTATCACTCCTATAATGTATTAGGTTTATTGTAACATAGACAGAAAAATTAAAAGTCGAAAATTGCGGAATGACAGGCGTTTTTTTAACATAATGTATACATAGACTTCCTCAGTTTATATTGTTATAATGAGGCTTGATAATTTTATGGGGGGGAAAATAATGAAAAATTATTTTCACAAATTTTTAGCAGCAATTATGTTGATTGGATTGACTGTGGGAAGCTTACAATTAGCAGTTTTCGCAACAACTGATAATAATGTTCAAACCACAACTACAAACGAACAAACAATATCAAGTGATAATAATATAGCGAGTATGGAGAATGAAATGAATGCTCGGGCACTTGATGCAGATGCAACTTTACCGGAAGTTATTACACCTAAAGTTTATACATCAAAAGACACTGCCCGGATTGGCGAGAAGATGATTTACTACTTAGATGGTTTATCATATCAAAGCAGCAGTGTAGGACTGACTGATATTGGCTATAATCACTTTACTGAGTATTGGGATAAGACAGCTGAAATTCAAAGTATTGTAATTCCGAGAGTAGAGGGAGAAATTGGCGGACAGGCGCGTGGTGTAACAATTACAGTCGGTGCTTTGGCTAGTGGATACAATCATATTAAACAGGAAACATTTATGCTCGGTGATGGTAAAAGTGAGATTGTTATCAGTCGGGATGAAATTCTTGCCTTTAATGAAGCCTATAACAATGGTATTTTCCCAGGGCAAATCCGAATTCACTTTACGCCGGTTGATGCCAGTGGTAATGAAATTTATTTTACACCAATGAATAAAATGATTGCTGATGGTCCAATTGAATTCCATTATACGGTAGTCGACGCTGCTGCCTATAATAACAATTATTATCAATTGTTTAGCGGTGAAATTGATTGGTATACAACCGACTTAACTAATCGTACCGGTGTTAATGTTGGCAGCTATCCTAAATATGAAACATCGGACCTTGTTGTAACAGCAAATAAATATGAAGATTTATTACCAGGTGAACTGATTGATCTTACTTTTACTATTACGAACAACAGTTCTATGCGCAATCGTTTATGGCTAGGCTTTGATGCTGAAGGTCTTATCTTAGAACGTCCAGAAACAAGTGCCTATATTAATCATGATTTTGATGCTACGAGCTGGTATGGCGATGCCAATAACTTTGATTTGCCGCTGTTCAAAAACGGCGCGTGGATTGATGTTAATCCGAGTGAAACGCATACGGTTACGCAAACCTTTAAAATTGCTGATGATTATACCGGAACAACAATTGATGTTCTGCCATATCTTTTTGTTAACAGCGCCAAAGTTGAGCGGGAATATGACCCAACGCTTACTTTGCAGTTAATAAACGACAATGGCTTAACAACTCCTGATGTGACTGACAATAATTCTAGCGAAAATAATGGTTCAGTCGTTTTACCGGAAACCGGAGTAAACCAAATTGAATGGTTACTTGCTGGTGCTGGTCTGTTATTAGCTGCTTCAGTACTGATTGTTATGAAACGTAAATAATGGAAGAAAAGACGAAAAAAGCCTCGCATAAAGCGAGGCTTTTTTTATCCCAACAAAATAGCTTTCTTGACTGAATCGAGTAGAGCACTTGAATATGTTCGAGATTTATCAGTTAATAAAGTATTAATTAATTTCAATAATTCCTCTTCACTGGTAGCTACTAAGGTGTAATTATCAACAGGCTCAGTGATATAATTAATATTTGTAGCATTTTCATTGGAAAAGTAAACGATATTATGTATTAGAACTTTTTCTTTGAGGGTCTGCTCAATAAGTTCTTTCAAGTCTTTTGAAGTTGTTCGAACTTGTTCAAAGGGATCGTCGTATGTCTGAATACTTATACTTTCGTGTTTGGCATATTCATTCTTTTTAATATTGAACACATAACCAAGTTTTGAAGAATGCTTTTTTTCAGGTAACTTAAAATCGTGGTTTTTACATAACGTATCAACGAGTATACCCCAATGCTGTGTATTTTCCTGTACACCGATTAGATTAGTTCCTCGCCAATTTTTGTTTTCAATAACAATAATTTTATTGTTAGAAATAATTAAATGGTCAATTTGTCGAAAATAATCATCTTTTGGAATTAAAACGTTGGTAAGTACTTTAATATAATCATAATTAGTATTGTTATGATACTCAGTGTATAAACGTTTGTGCGCTTTCAATTCAGCCTGATTAGTATTTACTTTACGCATATAATTTGTAAATTCTTCTCGCTGTTGCTGATAAAACAATTGCTGTGCACTAAGCTCGTTCTCATAGTGTTTGGTAATTCTTTCTTCTATGTTTTTTCTTTCTTTGCTGCTTTTGTATAAAAGTAAACTTAATACAATAAGCGTGATACTAACGATTAGTATAGCTAAAATTTCCATTCTATTCTTCCTTTCTATTTACCCCAAAAGAATTATATCAAAAATATTCAATTGTGAAAACAGAAATTTAATCTTAAAGAAAAAGCCTCGCATAAAGCGAGGCTTTTTTTATTTTTTATCAACCGGAATAATAATCGGAATAATCATTGGTTCACGGCCAAGTTGTTTTTGGGCAACATTTGAGAGTCCGCGAATGATTTGGTTTTTCAAAGCATTGATATCTTGTTGTTCAGCTTTGAAGAATTGATTCGTTAATTGTACGACTTTGTGAGTCATAGCTTTAATTAACGCTTCTGAGTCATTCACATAAACAAATCCTCGAGAGGTAATGTTTATCCGCGACGCTAATTTTTTGGCCTTCATATCTAATGGCACGACAACGCTGATAAGTCCAGATTCAGATAGTAACTTACGTTCATAGATAACGCTTTGGCCAATACCACCAATGCTGGTTCCGTCAACATAAACATCGTTTGCCTGAATAGTTCCGGCAAGACGTACTTTACCTTTGTTTAAGGCGATAACATCACCATTCTTGCAGATAAAGCAATTTTCTTTGGCAACACCACAATCAATTGCTGTTTTCATATGTAACTTCTGCATGCGGTATTCACCATGAACTGGCATGAAATATTTTGGTTTCATTAACCGTAACATTAATTTTTGCTCATCTTGAGTCGCATGACCTGAAGTATGGATATTGTTT is a window from the Culicoidibacter larvae genome containing:
- a CDS encoding ATP-binding cassette domain-containing protein — protein: MGTKKAKIEVHELRKAFAKEQVLDGVSFSVRSGQIFTLLGSNGAGKTTAIKILTTLLQADSGTVTVGGFDVVKQPEQVRELISLTGQFAAIDDMLTGRENLRMIGRLRHLQNVNQKADTLLQQFDLVDAANRSAGDYSGGMRRRLDLAMSLIGEPQILFLDEPTTGLDPQSRLALWDIIRGLAAAGTTIFLTTQYLEEAEQLADYIAILDGGKIVVQGTATELKSMLPHGRVELTFGSLHDKQVAIELLAEFYPTTEDETLQVNIITDGSVKQMAAVLGVLDRENLDVTEYAQKLPSLEDVFLTIVNKKNSDGVSSYE
- a CDS encoding ABC transporter permease — encoded protein: MSKVSRYISDMRVMVGRSMHHTFRSMDTIITVIAMPVMMMLLFVYVFGGAINTGTTESYVNYMLPGILLMAIASGVSYAAVRLNSDVTKGIFERFFSMPIARSTVLWGHVITSVVSCFISVAVIIVIALIIGFRSSAGILEWMTAGGLLLLFTLAMTWLAVISGLLAKTAEGAAAFSYPLIFLPFISSAFVPTASMPYVLQVFADNQPMTIIVNAVRSLLANQPDMYMIWLALAWCAGLLVVIYGLAMWVYKRKLK
- a CDS encoding iron chaperone; translation: MMKTEFKSVDQYIENCPPEQQAVLREVRKIIHDTIPEAQEKISYDMPTFELFGGNVIHFAANKAHLGIYPGAAAIVAFAEKLSVYKTTKGAIQIPYTEPLPKQLIEEITEFCAHEREEKYKNKKR
- a CDS encoding nucleoside 2-deoxyribosyltransferase; translated protein: MVNIYLASPFFSEEQIARVERVEQALDANETVDGYFSPRLADPDDLEYGSLPWRDFIFNNDISHLDDADVVVAVVDYLEDHVDSGTAYEIGYAHAAKKPIIIIQEKEPKLNLMISESLTHYFTDVAELAEYDFTKLETNTYIGDVF
- a CDS encoding LPXTG cell wall anchor domain-containing protein codes for the protein MKNYFHKFLAAIMLIGLTVGSLQLAVFATTDNNVQTTTTNEQTISSDNNIASMENEMNARALDADATLPEVITPKVYTSKDTARIGEKMIYYLDGLSYQSSSVGLTDIGYNHFTEYWDKTAEIQSIVIPRVEGEIGGQARGVTITVGALASGYNHIKQETFMLGDGKSEIVISRDEILAFNEAYNNGIFPGQIRIHFTPVDASGNEIYFTPMNKMIADGPIEFHYTVVDAAAYNNNYYQLFSGEIDWYTTDLTNRTGVNVGSYPKYETSDLVVTANKYEDLLPGELIDLTFTITNNSSMRNRLWLGFDAEGLILERPETSAYINHDFDATSWYGDANNFDLPLFKNGAWIDVNPSETHTVTQTFKIADDYTGTTIDVLPYLFVNSAKVEREYDPTLTLQLINDNGLTTPDVTDNNSSENNGSVVLPETGVNQIEWLLAGAGLLLAASVLIVMKRK
- a CDS encoding nuclease-related domain-containing protein, with protein sequence MEILAILIVSITLIVLSLLLYKSSKERKNIEERITKHYENELSAQQLFYQQQREEFTNYMRKVNTNQAELKAHKRLYTEYHNNTNYDYIKVLTNVLIPKDDYFRQIDHLIISNNKIIVIENKNWRGTNLIGVQENTQHWGILVDTLCKNHDFKLPEKKHSSKLGYVFNIKKNEYAKHESISIQTYDDPFEQVRTTSKDLKELIEQTLKEKVLIHNIVYFSNENATNINYITEPVDNYTLVATSEEELLKLINTLLTDKSRTYSSALLDSVKKAILLG